In Colwellia sp. PAMC 20917, a single genomic region encodes these proteins:
- a CDS encoding MlaC/ttg2D family ABC transporter substrate-binding protein, producing MKKSYKNNVNLYLVIFLLLSICISSLAVATTDTPEMKTKAVFGQIESALLILKSNNQFTKSNIRSVLTQYLLPEVDIQYFSYKVINQNLPKLSAELRTEFVTELSNQLINTYTNLLSKYSGESMTIGTGSLSKSGKMSMVNITITGENKVNKAVVKLLISKDGTWQFFDIIIEGISLLDAKQKEINSSFSKLGIEGTLLHLKSINQRSLTSS from the coding sequence ATGAAAAAATCATACAAAAATAACGTAAATCTATATCTTGTCATTTTTTTGTTGCTAAGTATTTGTATTTCCTCTTTAGCGGTAGCGACAACAGATACCCCAGAGATGAAGACTAAGGCCGTTTTTGGTCAAATAGAATCGGCTTTATTAATTTTAAAAAGTAACAATCAATTCACTAAAAGCAATATCAGAAGTGTATTAACCCAATATCTTTTGCCAGAGGTAGATATTCAATATTTTAGTTATAAAGTTATTAATCAAAATTTGCCCAAACTATCTGCCGAACTTAGGACTGAGTTTGTTACTGAGCTATCAAATCAATTAATAAATACTTATACCAACTTATTAAGTAAATATAGTGGTGAATCAATGACTATAGGTACAGGGTCATTATCAAAAAGTGGTAAAATGTCGATGGTCAATATAACGATTACCGGTGAAAATAAAGTCAACAAAGCGGTAGTAAAGTTACTGATATCGAAAGACGGCACTTGGCAGTTTTTTGATATTATCATTGAAGGTATTAGTTTATTAGATGCAAAGCAAAAAGAAATAAACTCAAGTTTCAGTAAGTTAGGTATCGAAGGTACGTTGTTACATCTAAAAAGTATTAATCAAAGAAGTCTCACGTCTTCATAA
- a CDS encoding DUF1353 domain-containing protein: MKMPKLQPFAIKTQKFSFYSKLWRLLFKKRQWQLIEDWHYTLPNKRIVIIPKGFIFDGSSYPAIVWLFFSPTGLLLIPVILHDFCFEYNYLWAKQDDKIFKFKEGYGFLKWSTLIRKVGIERNELLLIDYFIWVLCMAFGWVNWLTFQRKTKPTLLPEDK, translated from the coding sequence ATGAAAATGCCAAAATTACAGCCTTTTGCTATAAAAACGCAAAAGTTTTCATTTTATTCCAAATTGTGGCGATTACTTTTTAAGAAGCGGCAATGGCAACTTATCGAAGATTGGCATTATACCTTACCTAACAAAAGAATCGTTATAATTCCGAAAGGCTTTATTTTTGATGGTAGTTCGTATCCGGCAATAGTCTGGCTTTTCTTCTCGCCAACAGGGTTATTACTCATCCCAGTTATTTTGCATGACTTTTGTTTTGAGTATAATTATTTATGGGCTAAGCAGGATGATAAAATATTTAAATTTAAAGAAGGCTATGGTTTTTTAAAATGGTCAACACTGATCCGCAAAGTCGGTATAGAAAGGAACGAACTACTGCTGATTGATTATTTTATATGGGTACTGTGTATGGCTTTTGGTTGGGTCAATTGGCTAACATTTCAGCGCAAAACTAAGCCTACGTTATTACCTGAGGACAAATAA
- a CDS encoding cold-shock protein: MSKGIVKWFNADKGFGFITPEDGSKDLFVHHSEIQSGGEYATLADGQAVEFEVGQGQKGPCANKVVAI, from the coding sequence ATGAGTAAAGGTATAGTTAAGTGGTTTAATGCGGATAAAGGTTTCGGATTTATTACTCCAGAAGACGGCAGTAAAGATTTGTTTGTTCATCATTCAGAAATCCAATCTGGCGGTGAATACGCTACATTGGCTGACGGCCAAGCTGTTGAGTTTGAAGTTGGACAAGGACAAAAAGGTCCATGTGCAAATAAAGTTGTTGCTATCTAA
- a CDS encoding M24 family metallopeptidase: MNMNKRSFLKAGGASIAALSVSTSAFASSTKESQSNSQVLKDITKDIAGITSAEREARIIKAQQLMQQMNISALIIEPGAAMDYFSGIQWWRSERLTALVIPQQGKVAVVCPFFEEPSIQESLAIDGDIRVWQEHESPFERIKQILADRGISLTKGTIGFENSVRYFVQHGVMSLLSTLQHVSAEPVTRGCRMFKSHHELQLMHKANEVTLLAYSEVYSKLEVGMTSAQVKSLMSNAQATLGGKGAWNMALIDQASAFPHGSKKKHLIKEGSIVLMDCGCNVHGYQSDISRTFVVGEPTKRQRDVWQTVRTGQKIAFEQAQIGNAAGTVDDAVRKYYQAQGFGPDYKLPGLSHRTGHGIGMEGHESVNFVHGEQEKLTAGMCFSNEPGIYIPGEFGVRLEDCIYMTDKGPQWFTIPPDSLDSPLGKLAKFT; encoded by the coding sequence ATGAACATGAATAAAAGATCTTTTTTAAAAGCGGGTGGTGCAAGCATTGCTGCGTTATCCGTATCAACTTCAGCATTTGCCTCATCAACGAAAGAAAGTCAGTCAAATAGCCAAGTACTAAAGGACATCACCAAAGATATTGCTGGCATTACTTCTGCAGAGCGTGAAGCTCGAATAATAAAAGCTCAGCAATTAATGCAACAAATGAATATTTCTGCGCTTATTATTGAGCCAGGTGCTGCCATGGATTATTTCTCTGGGATTCAGTGGTGGCGCAGCGAACGCTTAACCGCTTTAGTGATCCCTCAACAAGGTAAAGTAGCGGTAGTTTGTCCCTTTTTTGAAGAGCCTAGTATTCAAGAAAGTTTAGCTATTGATGGCGATATTCGTGTTTGGCAAGAACATGAAAGCCCGTTCGAGCGTATCAAACAAATACTAGCAGACCGAGGTATTAGCCTTACCAAAGGGACGATTGGCTTTGAAAACTCGGTACGTTATTTTGTTCAACACGGTGTAATGAGTTTATTATCAACTCTTCAACATGTCAGCGCTGAACCCGTTACTCGTGGTTGTCGCATGTTTAAAAGTCATCATGAATTGCAATTGATGCATAAAGCAAATGAAGTAACACTATTAGCCTATAGCGAAGTATATTCAAAGTTAGAAGTGGGTATGACTTCTGCACAGGTTAAGAGCTTGATGAGCAATGCACAAGCGACGTTAGGAGGAAAAGGCGCGTGGAATATGGCCTTAATAGATCAAGCAAGTGCTTTCCCTCATGGCAGTAAAAAGAAGCATCTAATTAAAGAAGGTTCAATTGTATTAATGGACTGTGGCTGTAATGTTCATGGTTATCAGTCAGATATTAGCCGAACCTTTGTGGTCGGTGAGCCAACAAAGCGTCAACGTGATGTTTGGCAAACGGTACGTACCGGCCAAAAAATAGCCTTTGAGCAAGCGCAAATAGGTAATGCTGCAGGTACTGTTGACGATGCGGTACGAAAATACTATCAAGCACAAGGATTTGGTCCTGATTATAAATTACCGGGCTTGTCGCACAGAACTGGCCATGGCATAGGTATGGAAGGTCATGAAAGCGTTAATTTTGTTCATGGTGAACAAGAAAAGTTAACGGCTGGTATGTGTTTTTCTAATGAGCCTGGCATTTATATACCTGGCGAATTTGGTGTCAGACTTGAAGACTGTATTTACATGACCGATAAAGGCCCACAGTGGTTTACTATTCCCCCAGACTCGCTAGATTCTCCGTTAGGCAAGCTTGCTAAGTTCACTTAA
- a CDS encoding LysR family transcriptional regulator has product MDIELIKTFLEVKDCRHFGKAAENLYLTQAAVSTRVRQLEKYFNVSLFQRTRNNIQLTPAGEKLVPYAELMINTLRMAKQDIAISTEKVAHIYIAGTPNTWDVYIHDAISKIYINEPQISLIAEILSREQLTRQLLERTLDVAILFDPPKVEELKIESLHMFNLIPVTTFNNKITTAADLQRYIMIDWGTSFTHWHAKEFPDISIPAIRTSTARIALDLMLQCGGSAYLPDMLAKPFVEQGKLFKINTLPIFERELFIAFHKENENEERIIDIKNLLRKDQPEAPAIMSPQ; this is encoded by the coding sequence ATGGATATTGAGTTAATTAAAACCTTCTTAGAAGTTAAGGATTGTCGTCACTTTGGTAAAGCGGCCGAAAACCTATATCTGACTCAAGCGGCGGTTAGTACCAGAGTTCGTCAGTTAGAGAAATACTTTAATGTGTCCTTGTTTCAACGCACCAGAAACAATATTCAATTAACACCCGCAGGAGAAAAGCTTGTCCCCTACGCGGAGCTTATGATCAATACCCTTCGAATGGCAAAACAAGATATTGCCATAAGCACTGAAAAAGTTGCGCACATTTATATTGCCGGCACACCTAATACTTGGGATGTTTATATACATGATGCCATTTCAAAGATATATATCAATGAGCCACAAATCAGTTTAATCGCTGAAATATTATCGCGAGAGCAATTAACCAGACAACTACTTGAGCGCACTTTAGATGTTGCCATTCTATTTGATCCCCCAAAAGTAGAAGAGCTAAAGATTGAATCTTTGCATATGTTTAATTTAATCCCCGTGACAACTTTTAATAACAAAATAACAACCGCCGCAGACCTACAGCGTTATATTATGATTGATTGGGGAACTAGCTTTACTCACTGGCATGCTAAAGAATTTCCTGACATCTCAATTCCTGCAATTAGAACGAGTACAGCGCGTATTGCACTTGATTTAATGCTGCAATGTGGCGGGAGTGCCTATCTGCCAGACATGCTAGCAAAACCTTTTGTAGAACAAGGAAAGTTATTTAAAATCAATACCCTGCCTATTTTCGAACGTGAACTATTTATTGCCTTCCATAAAGAAAATGAGAATGAAGAACGCATTATTGATATTAAAAATTTACTGAGAAAAGATCAGCCCGAAGCCCCCGCTATTATGAGCCCCCAGTAA
- a CDS encoding succinylglutamate desuccinylase/aspartoacylase family protein: protein MDILRIGEFEILPGEQRKIELPVAKLYTDADVSLPVHIIRAKKPGPTIFLSAAVHGDELNGIEIIRRLIHEKKLKITRGTVIAVPMVNVYGVVNQSRYMPDRRDLNRCFPGSAKGSLAGRVAYIFLNEIVKHCDYGIDLHTGAIHRSNLPQIRADMSDPDTKALAEVFGVPVVLNSTLVDGSLRESAVKNETKILLYEAGEALRFDEFSIRAGMKGILNVLQHLGMTRKVVRTKKKKRMPFIANGSQWVRANASGIVHNIVNLGDQITKGQVLAEIGSPYGAIFDSVKATRSGILIGKQNIPLVQEGEAMFHVAYFSENDEEIAGHIENVQEQLLPENDDS, encoded by the coding sequence ATGGACATATTACGTATAGGTGAGTTCGAAATTTTACCTGGAGAGCAGCGCAAAATCGAGTTGCCAGTTGCTAAGTTATATACCGATGCCGACGTTTCTTTGCCCGTTCATATTATTCGCGCTAAAAAACCAGGGCCCACTATTTTTTTGAGTGCGGCGGTACATGGCGACGAATTAAACGGTATTGAAATTATTCGACGCTTGATCCACGAAAAGAAACTTAAGATAACGCGAGGCACGGTTATTGCTGTTCCTATGGTTAACGTTTATGGCGTAGTCAATCAAAGTCGCTATATGCCTGACCGTCGTGATCTAAATCGCTGTTTTCCCGGCTCTGCGAAAGGCTCTTTAGCAGGACGCGTTGCTTATATATTTCTCAATGAAATCGTTAAGCATTGTGATTACGGTATCGATTTACATACCGGGGCAATTCATCGCTCAAACCTGCCACAAATTAGGGCGGATATGTCTGATCCCGACACTAAAGCCTTGGCGGAAGTGTTTGGCGTACCGGTAGTGTTGAACTCTACTTTAGTTGACGGCTCGTTAAGAGAATCAGCCGTTAAAAACGAAACTAAAATACTCTTATATGAAGCGGGTGAAGCGCTGCGTTTTGATGAGTTTTCAATTCGAGCGGGCATGAAAGGTATCTTAAATGTATTGCAGCATTTAGGTATGACCAGAAAAGTTGTCCGCACCAAGAAGAAAAAACGTATGCCGTTTATTGCTAATGGCAGCCAATGGGTACGCGCTAACGCTAGTGGTATTGTTCATAATATTGTTAATTTGGGCGATCAGATCACTAAAGGTCAAGTGTTAGCCGAAATTGGTAGTCCATACGGTGCAATATTTGATTCGGTTAAAGCAACACGCTCAGGCATTTTAATTGGTAAGCAAAACATACCCTTAGTTCAAGAAGGTGAAGCCATGTTTCATGTTGCTTATTTCAGTGAAAATGATGAAGAAATTGCGGGTCATATCGAAAATGTACAAGAGCAGCTTTTACCTGAAAATGACGACAGCTAG
- a CDS encoding ATP-dependent zinc protease family protein, with amino-acid sequence MKKANKVVIGRLESIALPDLAIDDLQVRVDTGAKTSSLHVDNIKKLIVDGVHSVTFDLHPDMHNVDTMQKCTAPISDMRKVKSSNGTTEQRYVIETPIVLGEEKWSIEITLTDRSDMSYLMLLGREALGKRFLVDPSKVFLGSK; translated from the coding sequence ATGAAAAAAGCGAATAAAGTTGTTATCGGGCGTTTAGAGTCAATAGCTTTGCCAGATTTAGCTATTGACGACTTACAAGTGCGAGTTGATACCGGTGCCAAAACGTCGTCGTTACATGTTGATAATATTAAGAAATTAATTGTTGATGGCGTACATAGTGTGACGTTTGATCTACACCCTGATATGCATAATGTCGATACCATGCAGAAATGTACGGCGCCGATTAGCGATATGCGTAAAGTTAAATCGTCAAATGGCACTACAGAGCAACGCTACGTTATAGAAACACCCATCGTACTTGGCGAAGAAAAGTGGTCAATCGAAATAACCTTGACGGACCGCTCTGATATGAGTTATTTAATGCTGTTAGGAAGAGAAGCTCTAGGTAAACGCTTTCTCGTTGACCCATCAAAAGTCTTTTTAGGATCAAAATAA
- a CDS encoding mechanosensitive ion channel family protein, producing the protein MDFTQIKEILSTKVITIADQPVTLGGLLLIPLIIYLGLLLTKWGVRFITKRLTTKKTDPNIIHLLQRVFYVIAIVILLITTLDLINVPITAFAFLSGAIAIGFGFGAQNIINNFISGWILMWERPIKIGDFLEVENAKGVVEEINTRSTRIRRVDGVHLLIPNSKLLENTVVNWTLRDSLVRTSVSVGVAYGTRARKVADLILEATLAQKEVLTTPMPVVVFEDFGDNSLVFYVNFWINSTGETALRVTRSNIRFRLEELFDENNIVVAFPQRDVHLDGTLTLLNNDKQ; encoded by the coding sequence ATGGATTTTACACAAATAAAAGAAATCTTATCTACTAAGGTTATTACTATTGCTGATCAACCGGTAACATTGGGCGGTTTACTGTTAATTCCGCTAATTATTTACCTCGGGTTGTTACTCACTAAGTGGGGCGTAAGGTTTATAACCAAGCGTTTAACGACCAAAAAAACTGATCCAAATATTATACACTTATTGCAGCGGGTTTTTTATGTGATTGCGATAGTTATATTGTTGATCACCACCTTAGATTTGATTAATGTGCCGATCACCGCTTTTGCCTTTTTATCGGGTGCAATCGCGATTGGTTTTGGTTTTGGTGCGCAAAACATTATTAACAACTTTATCAGTGGTTGGATTTTAATGTGGGAACGACCTATTAAAATTGGTGACTTTTTAGAAGTTGAAAATGCCAAAGGTGTTGTCGAAGAAATTAATACCCGTTCAACGCGTATTAGACGTGTTGATGGTGTTCATCTACTTATTCCTAACAGTAAACTACTTGAAAATACGGTAGTGAATTGGACGCTTCGAGACAGTTTAGTGAGAACAAGTGTTTCTGTTGGGGTTGCTTATGGTACTCGGGCTAGAAAAGTAGCGGATCTTATTTTAGAAGCGACACTGGCACAAAAAGAAGTATTGACCACGCCAATGCCCGTTGTTGTTTTTGAAGACTTTGGTGATAATTCATTAGTGTTTTATGTAAATTTTTGGATAAACTCAACTGGAGAAACGGCTTTAAGAGTGACTAGAAGTAATATTCGATTTCGACTAGAGGAGTTGTTTGATGAGAATAATATTGTTGTTGCTTTTCCGCAACGCGATGTGCACCTCGATGGCACGCTTACTTTATTGAATAACGACAAACAATAA
- the maoP gene encoding DUF413 domain-containing protein yields the protein MTLIHGFIAATQFYDDVNFPRGFRKSGDFNIAEAELLTQLGKRLLMLEKAICSPENDVEIQFVNMCESQLEGQTKVELLWKKYIKITRHKSFHCLNGSIFTQAAAR from the coding sequence ATGACTTTAATACATGGATTTATTGCTGCAACACAATTTTACGATGATGTAAATTTCCCACGTGGTTTCAGAAAATCTGGAGATTTCAATATCGCCGAAGCAGAATTATTAACACAGCTAGGCAAACGTTTACTGATGTTAGAAAAAGCTATTTGTTCGCCAGAAAATGACGTTGAAATACAGTTTGTCAACATGTGTGAATCACAACTTGAAGGTCAAACTAAAGTTGAACTGTTGTGGAAAAAATACATAAAAATAACTAGGCATAAGTCGTTTCATTGTTTAAATGGCAGCATATTTACTCAAGCAGCAGCCCGTTAG
- a CDS encoding magnesium transporter, giving the protein MSLELLPTYIEKIEELLANDLQLNELAAEIEDTLMPEHVAILLEAFPIKPRLSLWALLSADYQQNIFLEMKNESRQMLLNAMDDDACFPLFDKLDANSLIELTEDLSDRFIEYAVTKMTAKQREYLKKAQDYSEDEVGRWQSFDEKRISQKLKVAAAKKVCAKNLLPLTEVIYVVDNNAQLLGEIPINKLLLLDGDTPLASVEYQDVQVLEASKDIDESIDEVILSGKSALPIVDENGHLTGRLDLHSAYRYKDQQKDNQLMQSAGLSDEEDLFASVWLSSKNRAIWLGINLVTAFLASWFIGLFEATLQQVVALAVLMPVVASMGGISGSQTLTLIIRGLALGQISDANRQAIVKKELKVGAINGMLWATVIGIITFYWFENPMLSVTICIAILGNILVASLSGVWIPWILNKFNIDPALSGAVILTTVTDIFGFIAFLGCGTLLLL; this is encoded by the coding sequence ATGTCCCTAGAACTACTCCCTACTTATATTGAAAAAATCGAAGAACTATTAGCCAACGATCTTCAATTAAATGAATTAGCTGCTGAGATTGAAGATACGCTCATGCCAGAGCACGTAGCAATTCTTTTAGAAGCTTTCCCTATCAAACCTCGATTAAGTCTTTGGGCGTTGTTGAGCGCGGATTATCAACAAAATATTTTTCTAGAGATGAAAAATGAATCTCGGCAGATGTTATTAAATGCAATGGATGACGACGCCTGTTTTCCTTTGTTTGATAAATTAGATGCCAACAGTTTAATAGAACTTACTGAAGATTTAAGCGATCGCTTTATTGAATATGCTGTCACAAAAATGACAGCTAAACAAAGAGAGTACTTAAAAAAGGCTCAAGATTATTCTGAAGATGAAGTGGGACGTTGGCAAAGCTTTGACGAAAAAAGAATTTCGCAAAAATTGAAAGTGGCAGCCGCAAAGAAAGTGTGTGCAAAAAATTTATTACCGTTAACTGAAGTTATTTATGTTGTTGATAATAATGCCCAATTACTTGGTGAAATCCCCATCAATAAATTGTTGCTTTTAGATGGTGATACTCCCTTAGCCAGTGTGGAGTATCAAGATGTTCAAGTGTTAGAAGCCAGTAAAGATATAGATGAATCAATTGACGAAGTGATCCTTTCTGGAAAATCAGCATTACCTATCGTTGATGAAAATGGCCATTTAACCGGCCGTTTAGATTTGCACTCTGCTTATAGGTACAAAGACCAGCAAAAAGATAATCAATTAATGCAATCGGCTGGTTTGAGTGATGAAGAAGATTTATTTGCCAGTGTTTGGTTAAGTAGTAAAAACCGAGCGATTTGGCTGGGTATTAACCTAGTGACTGCATTTTTAGCTTCTTGGTTTATTGGTTTATTTGAAGCGACCTTACAACAAGTTGTTGCACTTGCCGTGCTTATGCCTGTGGTTGCATCGATGGGCGGTATTTCAGGTAGTCAAACGTTAACCTTGATTATACGTGGTTTAGCGTTAGGGCAAATTAGTGATGCTAATAGGCAGGCTATCGTTAAAAAAGAGCTTAAAGTTGGCGCAATTAATGGCATGTTATGGGCGACGGTCATCGGCATCATCACTTTTTACTGGTTTGAAAATCCAATGCTATCAGTCACCATTTGTATCGCTATTTTAGGTAATATTTTAGTGGCTTCGTTATCAGGGGTATGGATACCTTGGATATTAAATAAATTTAACATCGACCCAGCATTATCTGGAGCTGTTATTTTAACAACCGTAACCGATATATTTGGTTTTATAGCCTTTCTTGGCTGCGGTACATTATTACTGCTTTAG
- a CDS encoding LysE family translocator translates to MNLDILSALTIFAFVSSITPGPNNLMLMNSGANYGFKKTTPHLLGVGIGFTLMIALVGLGVIQLFDRFPVSYQILKVVSIVYLLYLAFKIASSTSNIEQQTSNHKPFSFIQAVLFQWVNPKAWTMALTSISLYAPSKSFTSVLLVAIVFGLINLPCISSWVVLGQKIQVLLTNQKRLRVFNITMALLLVISLYPAL, encoded by the coding sequence ATGAATTTAGACATACTATCAGCCTTAACTATTTTTGCCTTTGTGTCTTCAATAACACCAGGCCCAAATAACTTGATGTTAATGAATTCTGGTGCAAATTATGGTTTCAAAAAAACGACCCCTCACTTATTAGGAGTTGGCATTGGTTTTACACTGATGATTGCTTTAGTTGGGCTAGGTGTTATTCAATTATTTGATCGTTTCCCGGTGAGTTATCAAATACTAAAAGTGGTCAGCATTGTTTATTTACTCTATTTAGCATTCAAAATAGCTAGCTCTACCAGTAATATCGAACAACAAACGTCAAATCATAAACCTTTTAGCTTTATTCAAGCTGTTTTATTTCAATGGGTTAACCCAAAAGCTTGGACAATGGCGCTAACGTCAATAAGCCTTTATGCTCCATCAAAGAGTTTTACCTCGGTATTGTTAGTGGCGATTGTCTTTGGGCTAATCAATTTACCCTGCATCAGTTCTTGGGTTGTTTTAGGGCAAAAAATACAAGTGTTGTTAACTAACCAAAAACGCTTGAGAGTTTTTAATATTACCATGGCACTTTTATTGGTTATTTCATTGTATCCTGCGTTATAA
- a CDS encoding Replicative DNA helicase: MNTKIYKRVFALAGELMLAAQERNQINFDNCYSELKQLCDDNESTDKDHPVQWETLADFTDDLPLAISIYEKALLKAEEINSKDFRSSIGFSLASLQVELGEKENAIENLEKAKISCNKIVDKELKAEIHDLLEALKSEVSSPY; the protein is encoded by the coding sequence ATGAATACAAAAATCTATAAGCGCGTATTTGCTTTGGCTGGAGAGTTAATGCTTGCTGCTCAGGAAAGAAATCAAATCAACTTTGACAATTGCTACAGTGAATTAAAACAACTCTGTGATGATAATGAAAGTACCGATAAAGACCATCCTGTACAGTGGGAAACACTGGCTGACTTTACCGATGATTTACCCTTAGCCATTTCAATTTACGAGAAAGCATTACTTAAAGCAGAAGAGATTAATTCAAAAGATTTTCGTTCATCAATTGGCTTCTCCCTTGCATCACTGCAAGTTGAATTAGGTGAAAAAGAAAATGCGATTGAAAACTTAGAAAAAGCAAAAATCAGCTGTAATAAAATTGTCGACAAAGAATTAAAAGCTGAAATTCATGATTTATTAGAAGCGTTAAAAAGTGAAGTATCGAGTCCTTACTAA
- a CDS encoding mechanosensitive ion channel family protein — MEWLNHTNNFKALSAVLANNKFVIALLFIFLFYMIKYLIVRRIKRKSKQDKRLQINVVNNIFTVLIIVMVFNIWSEEIQKFAFSIAAFIVAIVLATREFIQCFIGFVYILSSRPFRIGDWVQVGNHYGEVHSTDWAKLTLLEVNIDDYQYTGKTLYLPNSQLITSVIKNLNFLKRYAMHHFTIVRDDSVNPFEFIDELYTRASLYCSDFKEVAIRYNQLIENRLEVHIAGPEPHIQVATSEFGDTQIFFTIFCPTEIALEIEQKLTADFMTLWFKQKMSSSILSN, encoded by the coding sequence ATGGAATGGCTTAATCATACTAATAATTTCAAAGCACTTTCAGCAGTACTCGCTAATAATAAATTTGTTATTGCGCTATTGTTTATTTTTCTTTTTTATATGATTAAATATCTCATTGTCAGAAGAATAAAACGAAAATCAAAACAAGATAAAAGATTACAAATCAATGTAGTCAATAATATATTTACGGTATTAATAATCGTGATGGTTTTTAATATTTGGTCTGAAGAAATTCAAAAGTTTGCTTTTTCGATTGCTGCTTTTATTGTAGCAATTGTTTTAGCAACCAGAGAGTTTATTCAATGTTTTATTGGTTTTGTTTATATCCTGTCAAGTCGACCATTTCGTATTGGTGACTGGGTACAAGTCGGCAATCATTACGGCGAAGTGCATTCAACAGACTGGGCAAAACTAACACTGTTAGAGGTAAATATAGATGATTATCAATACACAGGTAAAACGCTATACCTACCCAATAGCCAGCTAATTACTTCGGTTATTAAAAACCTTAACTTTTTAAAACGATATGCAATGCATCATTTTACCATTGTCAGAGATGATAGTGTTAATCCCTTCGAGTTTATTGATGAGTTGTATACTAGAGCAAGTTTATATTGTAGTGACTTTAAAGAAGTTGCAATCCGCTATAACCAACTGATTGAAAATCGTTTAGAGGTTCACATCGCAGGCCCAGAGCCACATATTCAAGTAGCAACTTCTGAGTTTGGTGATACGCAAATATTTTTTACTATATTTTGCCCAACAGAGATAGCATTAGAAATAGAGCAGAAGTTAACTGCTGATTTTATGACATTGTGGTTTAAGCAAAAGATGTCTTCGTCAATTTTATCAAACTAA
- the rimK gene encoding 30S ribosomal protein S6--L-glutamate ligase, with product MKVAILSRNKNLYSTRRLKEAGEAMGHEVDIIDTLHCYMDITSTRSAVRYKGKELPKYDAIIPRIGASVTFYGTAVARQFEMMGTFNINESVAISRSRDKLRSLQLLSRKGLGLPRTGFANKPDNAKDLIKNVGGAPVVIKLLEGTQGIGVVLADTAKSAEAIIEAFMGLKANILVQEFVKEAGGADIRCLVIGGKVVAAMKRQGAEGEFRSNLHRGGSATVVKLSKEERDTAVKAAKAMGLNMCGVDLLRSQNGPMVMEVNSSPGLEGIEKATGKNVAGMVFEFLEKNAKPHDTKTRGKG from the coding sequence ATGAAAGTTGCTATCTTATCTAGAAACAAAAACCTTTACTCTACGCGCCGTTTAAAAGAAGCCGGCGAAGCTATGGGCCATGAAGTTGATATTATCGATACACTACACTGTTATATGGATATCACGAGTACTCGTTCAGCTGTGCGTTACAAGGGTAAAGAATTGCCAAAGTATGATGCAATTATTCCTCGTATTGGCGCCTCTGTGACTTTTTATGGCACGGCTGTGGCAAGACAATTTGAAATGATGGGTACCTTCAATATTAATGAATCCGTCGCTATCAGCCGCTCACGCGATAAATTACGGTCATTACAGTTGTTATCGCGTAAGGGGTTGGGGCTACCGAGAACAGGTTTTGCAAACAAGCCAGATAATGCTAAAGATCTGATTAAAAATGTTGGCGGCGCGCCAGTGGTTATTAAGTTACTCGAAGGTACGCAGGGCATAGGCGTCGTATTAGCTGATACGGCTAAATCGGCTGAAGCCATCATCGAAGCATTCATGGGCTTAAAAGCGAACATCTTAGTACAAGAATTTGTTAAAGAAGCCGGTGGTGCAGATATTCGCTGTTTAGTGATTGGCGGTAAAGTGGTTGCGGCGATGAAACGTCAAGGCGCTGAAGGTGAGTTTCGTTCTAATTTACATCGCGGCGGCTCTGCTACTGTGGTTAAATTATCGAAAGAAGAGCGTGACACAGCAGTTAAAGCGGCAAAAGCAATGGGCTTGAACATGTGTGGCGTCGATTTACTGCGTTCACAAAATGGTCCTATGGTCATGGAAGTTAATTCATCTCCTGGCCTTGAAGGTATTGAAAAAGCGACAGGCAAAAATGTTGCAGGTATGGTGTTTGAGTTTTTAGAAAAAAATGCAAAACCTCATGATACTAAAACACGTGGCAAAGGATAA